ACCGGTGCGATCCCCGGAACATCGGCAGCCGCAGGGCCAGGTCGCGGCGGAAGATGCGGGTCGAACAGCCGGTGTCGCGGACGTCCTGCCCGAGCGCCGCGTTGCGGACCCGGTTGGCCCATCGACTGACGATCCGGCGGCTCCATTTATCCTGACGCTCGCGACGCCAGCCCAGGGCGGCGTCGTGGCCGGGGATCGCCCGCCAGAGGGTCGCCAGGTCGGCCGGGTCGTTTTGCAGGTCGGCGTCGAGGGTGGCGATCCACTCGCCCCTCGCGGCGCGAAAGCCGGCGGCGGTGGCGGCGGATTGGCCGACGTTGGCTCGCAGGCGGATCGGCCGAAGCTCCGGGAAGTCGACCTCCAGCCCGCGGAGGACGGCCGGCGTGTCGTCGGTCGATCCGTCGTCGATCACGAGGATCTCGAAGCCTCCCAGCCGCGTGCCGCGGGGCTCGCCGTCGGCGCAGAGCGGCCGGAGCGCGGCGGCGACCTCGGCCGCAAGCCGGGGGAGGCTCGCGGCCTCGTTCTTGGCCGGCGCGATCACGGAGAGGACCGGCGGCGGGCCTGACGGGCCGTCGAGGGATTCAGGCGCGTCCAGCCGCCACGTCCTGGCGGCAGCCTGGCCTGACTGGGCGGCGAAATGCGGCCGTCCCGAGGGAATCGGCGTCACGGCGAACCTCCTTGCTCGTCCGAGCGACCGCCCTGATGTTCGTGACGAACCGGGGGCGAAGTGGACCGGCGGACCGGGCTTATGAGCATCCCTGCTCTACCCTCTCGCCGCCGAGCGAGCCGGTTCGTTCTCAGAACGAGATCGATTCCGGCGGTCGGCATTCTCCACGGATTCCCCGATTCGTCCAGGCTGAATTTCGGGGTTGAAACGGTTTGAGCGGTTCGCCGGAAATACGGCGCGAACGTCGGGAAATAACGATCACGGCGCTGGCGCCAAACCCACCAACGCTCCGCCAGCCCAGCGATTCCACCGTCAGGAGCACCGAGGGCCTTATTCGGAAGACCGAACTGCCACCGAGGGCCTTCCTGACGGCCACTTCCCGATGGCCGGCCGCACGGCTAGGATCTGGCTCGGGTGGGCCGGCTTCGTCCCGCCATCCCCCTTCCTGGAACGTTGAGGAGCTTCGTGATGAGAAAGTGGGTCCTCTCGGCCTTGCTCTTCGTCGCGGCGACACTGGCGTGGCATCCTGCGGCACGGTCCCAGGAGCGTCCGGCTCGGCCTCCGGAGTTCGTCTCGCCCGAGGTCACGTCGGAGAAGAAGGTGACGTTCCGCGTGCACGCTCCGAAGGCCGAAGCGGTCCGGCTCACCGGCGGCGACATGCCCGGCGTGGGCGGGGGCGTGAACATGACGAAGTCCGACGCCGGCGTCTGGGAGGCGACCGTCGGCCCGGTCCCCCCCGGTGCCTATCGCTACAAGTTCCTCGTCGACGGACTGGCCGTGGACGACCCCCGCAACCCCGCGACGAGCGAGTCCAACGCGACGACCTGGAGCCTCGCCTACGTCCCCGGCTCCGACTCATCGGACGCGAAGGAGGTCCCTCACGGCGCGGTGGCCGAGGTCTTCTATCCATCTTCGACGCTCAAGCGGATGCGTCGGATGCACGTCTACACGCCGCCGGGGTACGAGAAGGGGAACGCTTCTTACCCCGTGTTCTACCTGCTCCACGGCGCGTCCGACAGCGACGACTCATGGACCACGGTCGGCCGGGCCGGCTTCATCCTGGACAACCTGATCGCCGAGGGCAAGGCGAAGCCCATGATCGTGGTGATGCCCGCGGGCCATACCGGGCCCATGCGCCCCCGGCCGCAGGCGGGCTCTCCCGAGCGCCGGGTCGACGAGTTCATCGACGAGTTCGCCAAGGACATTCGCCCGTACGTGGAGAAGACCTACCGCACCGCCGAAGGCCGGGGCAACCGCGCGATCGCCGGGCTGTCGATGGGGGGCGGTCAGACGCTCAACGTGACGGTCACGAACCTGGGCGACTACGGCTACATCGGCGTGTTCAGCTCGGGCGTCTTCGGCATCGTCGGCGGCCGTGACGGCGGCGAGCCCAACACCCGATGGGAGGACGACCACCGCGCGACCCTGGACGACGCTGGGCTTAAGCAGGGCCTGCGCCTGGTCTGGTTCGGCTGCGGCAAGGAGGATTTCCTGGTGAAGACCTCCGAGGCGACCGCCGCCATGCTCCGCAACCACAAGTTCGACGTGACGTCCGTCGATTCCGACGGCGGCCACACCTGGGCCAACTGGCGCGCCTACCTCGCCCAGTTCGCCCCGCTCCTGTTCAGGGGCGAATGACCTCGAGGCGGAATGCGGTCTGAATGATCGAACAGGGGAAAATCGGTGTTGGGAAAGTCGAGTAGGGTGGGCATTGCTCATGTCCGAATCCCTTGGCGGACATGGGCTTGAGGAAAGGTGGGCGGTGCCCGCCCAGCTCGGCTGCCGGCCCGATCTTCCAGATCAGGTCGTCCGTGGCGGCACCGATGACGCCCGGCCTTCTATCTACCGATGAACGAAGCTAGGATCCCCTCGTTCACGAACAACTTCGTCCCAAGCGCATTGGCCACCAGGTTACCACCGGCGTGGTGGAGGGCGACCACCTTCCAGGCGTCGTTGAAGACGGGCGAGCCGCTCGAACCTGGCAGGGTGTCGGTCGTGTATTGGAGTCGGTGGTCGAAGATGTTCACTACCTGATTGGCAGTCAAGGCAACCTGCTTCGGGCCGCCCGCCGGGTGCTGGACGATCGTGACGTGGTCGCCCACCTTCGGCGGCGTCGTCGCCCACTCCAGTTGCCCCCAATCGCCGAGGGGTCGCGCCGGGTCGTCTACGACCTCAACGATGCACCAGTCTAGTTCCTCGTTCACTCGGGTGGTCTCCGGCCTGAGCCGATAGGGTGCGAGGGCCTGGAGCCGCCCACCGAAGTCTTCCTCGAAATTGAACTCGATCCGGCTCTCGGCGGCGGTCCGGGCATCGGGGATGACGTGGTGATTGGTCACCATGATGTTCCCCGCGAGCAGGAACCCGCTGCCCATCCCATGCGGGGTCACGACCCGTCCTACAGCCTTCGACGCCTGTAACCCCCGTTGCAGCCAGGCGATGCTCTTGAGGTGGCTGACGGCGCCTAGGATCTTCTCCAGGCCGCCTGCGTCCGGCACTGGGGCCGAGATAGGCTCGATCGGGAACGGCCGCACCGTCGCCCGCGAATCGACCACGTCGATGAACTCCAAGACTCGATCTTTGAGCCGAGCGCGGCTGACCGAGGCGTCATCGCCGGAGATCAGCCCCTGCCGCTCCTTCTGCCGGATGTCGTTCAGGGAGGAAATATGGAGGATGCATTCATGAAGCAGACGACGATCCGGCACCGACTTGATCCAGCTCTTCAACTGGTCCAAGGCCACGTCGAGCCGTCCCTCTTCCACGAGATCGCGCAGCGAATCGAAAAAGTCCCGCCCATCGATCAGGCTCATTGACCGACCCTCATCACCTGGGCAACGCGTGCAGTCTCGTGTAGAGCCGAGTCAGCATCGGCGCGAACGCGAAAGTCAGGACGACCCCCACCACTTCGCCGAGGATGTAGAGATACCGCTCGTCCTGGCATTCTACTGAGAGCCGATCGGCGGCGACCAGACCCAGCCCCGTGGCCAGCTTCAGGCCCCAGAGCGGCAAGAGCGGGATCGCGCCGCCAAACAGTCCCATCGCGGTGTCGATGGCTGGCCCCGAGCGCCGGACCCGCGTTGCCAGGATGACGAACGGAACCGTAGCCGCGAAGGCGAAGAGGTAGATCGGGCTGTCCACCGGCGTCTGAGACCCTGCCAGGAACGCCAAGTCACGCGAGATCAGGCCGGGGTTCACATCCCCGGCCAGGCTCAGTTCCTTGTTCCCGAACCAGCCGCTGGCGAACAGTTGCTTCAGCAGGACCAGGCCTCCCACGACGGCGACGAAATAGGAGCGGGGCCGCGTCGGCACCGCGCGCAGAATATACAACGCCTGGGCCAGGCAGGTCACGGCGAAGACGAACGCTACCCAGTAGTCGGCGCTACGAGTCGGGTATTTGTATTTATGGAGATTAAAGTACTTCGTGAGTAGTTCCAGATTCCTGCTTGCCTGTTCCGGCTTGCCGACACGTCGGTAGTCGAGCAACGGTGTGGTGAAAACTTTATCCGAGTTCGGATACGGCCCGGTCGAGTATTTCTTGAGGAAAAACAGAAGGAGCAAACCCGCGTCTCGTTGGCCCGGTTTCGAGACGCCGGCAGGGGTATGATCGCGCTCGACCCTGTCTAGGTGCTTTTCCGCTGCGGCGACGATCCGACTCTGAGCCTCCTCGGGCGAAGCAAGTGTAGAATTCTGCTTCAAATAACCATTATTGTAGTCGACTTCGTCATGTATAGCTAGATTCATCCAAGCCATTCTATTCGAATTATTAGCTGCCGCGTTGATTATATTCGAGTCCTCCAGGAATGTATCCCTGTTGACCGCGCGGGTAATCTTACACTCCAGGAGGTTGCTGATCACCATGGGAGGCAGTAACAGAGCCGTCAGGCAAGCGAAGTAGGCCGGGAGGATGCGCCAATCGCAGGCGCGGCGGTACCAGGGGAGGCGGTTGAAGACGCGGACCTGGAGGTAGATCCAACCGACGGCCATCGGGGAGGCGACTACGAAGAAGGTCTGTAGGGCGCGGTCGGTGTCGAGAACAGCCGACGGGCCGACCGGGTAGGCGGTTACGCCCAGGAGGCTCAGGAGCAGGACGATTAGGCTGAAGGCCGCGAGATAGTGGACCCGCATCAACCATAGTTCGGGATGATTTTTGAGCAAGTGAGCATCTATTCGGTGCCAGGTACTTAGGAGGCGACTCATCACAGGGTATCCTCCTCGGTCGTTAAGAATCTCCGAGTCGAGCGGGTCAGGTCCCGGAAGGCGCGGATCGCGACCCCATTGTCCAGCAGCCAGCGGAGCAGGTCCTTGCCTTCGACCTTCGACGGCGTCTGGATGACGAGGCTCCCCGCGAGCCGCTCGACGTTGAGGACGATCGAGTCGGGGGGATCGGAGAGGAGTTCCACGGCCGGGTTGGCGGGGATCAGCTCGAAGCGGTTGCGCTTGCCGGCCAGATCGTCGGCCCGGCCAGCGAACACGGCCTGGCCGTCGCGGAAGAAGAGAAGGCGGTCGACGATCGGCTCGACCTCGTCGACGTGCTGCGAGCTGATCAGGACCGCAAGCGGTACCGTTTCCGACGAGGCGAACGCACGCAGGTCGCGTAGGAACCCTTGCATCGACACGATGTCCAAGTGGGCCAGCGGTTCGTCGAGTATCAGCAGTCGTGGCCTTCGGACCAGCGCCCGAGCCAGCTCGAAGCGAATCCGGAACCCCCCGGAGATCTCGTCCCAGCGATAATCCGCGTAGCGCCGGAGTCCCAGCCGTTCCAGGACCAAATTCACCTGGATCTGGTTGGTCTCGCCCTTGAGGCCATGCTCCGATGCGGTCAGGTGGAGGTTGTCCGCCAATTTGCCGTACCAGCGCGGAGGATACTGGGGGATATAGGCGATTTGATCCCGGATCGCCGACCAGTCCAACCCTCCGGAGTCGAGGGCCGGGTACGCGATCACCCCCTTGTCCACGGCGAGCTCGCCAGCGACGATCCGCAAGAGAGTCGTCTTGCCGCTCCCGTTGACGCCGAGCAGGCCGGTTATCTCCCGCGTGTTCAACTCAAGGTCGATCCCGGCGAGCCGGAAACCGCGATAAGTCTTGGTCAGGCCGACGCCCCGGAAGACGGGCTTCGCTGCCGACGACGATCCGATCGGCTCTTGAGGCAGGAAAGCCTCGGGCCTGAACTCATCGCGGATCTCGTCGCGAAGTCCGAGGATGCCCATGAACAGGTTCTTCCATCGCACCTCATAATCATTCCGGGTGATGCTATCTTGCCGATGCTCCTGCTGCAGCT
This is a stretch of genomic DNA from Paludisphaera rhizosphaerae. It encodes these proteins:
- a CDS encoding glycosyltransferase is translated as MTPIPSGRPHFAAQSGQAAARTWRLDAPESLDGPSGPPPVLSVIAPAKNEAASLPRLAAEVAAALRPLCADGEPRGTRLGGFEILVIDDGSTDDTPAVLRGLEVDFPELRPIRLRANVGQSAATAAGFRAARGEWIATLDADLQNDPADLATLWRAIPGHDAALGWRRERQDKWSRRIVSRWANRVRNAALGQDVRDTGCSTRIFRRDLALRLPMFRGSHRFLGPLLLREGARIVQVPVNHRARPHGASHYNFRNRSFGVVVDLLGVAWLMRRSVRYDAFEPRGVDPNVASGESAVAAVPSRQVAGRRAG
- a CDS encoding esterase — encoded protein: MRKWVLSALLFVAATLAWHPAARSQERPARPPEFVSPEVTSEKKVTFRVHAPKAEAVRLTGGDMPGVGGGVNMTKSDAGVWEATVGPVPPGAYRYKFLVDGLAVDDPRNPATSESNATTWSLAYVPGSDSSDAKEVPHGAVAEVFYPSSTLKRMRRMHVYTPPGYEKGNASYPVFYLLHGASDSDDSWTTVGRAGFILDNLIAEGKAKPMIVVMPAGHTGPMRPRPQAGSPERRVDEFIDEFAKDIRPYVEKTYRTAEGRGNRAIAGLSMGGGQTLNVTVTNLGDYGYIGVFSSGVFGIVGGRDGGEPNTRWEDDHRATLDDAGLKQGLRLVWFGCGKEDFLVKTSEATAAMLRNHKFDVTSVDSDGGHTWANWRAYLAQFAPLLFRGE
- a CDS encoding trypsin-like peptidase domain-containing protein, with translation MSLIDGRDFFDSLRDLVEEGRLDVALDQLKSWIKSVPDRRLLHECILHISSLNDIRQKERQGLISGDDASVSRARLKDRVLEFIDVVDSRATVRPFPIEPISAPVPDAGGLEKILGAVSHLKSIAWLQRGLQASKAVGRVVTPHGMGSGFLLAGNIMVTNHHVIPDARTAAESRIEFNFEEDFGGRLQALAPYRLRPETTRVNEELDWCIVEVVDDPARPLGDWGQLEWATTPPKVGDHVTIVQHPAGGPKQVALTANQVVNIFDHRLQYTTDTLPGSSGSPVFNDAWKVVALHHAGGNLVANALGTKLFVNEGILASFIGR
- a CDS encoding ATP-binding cassette domain-containing protein, with the translated sequence MVTVEDLNAEIDKRTEQLEHLLVDPRHDLKHIADRLLDFAKEFSLDRKHAHRAIFFSRAAKELQQEHRQDSITRNDYEVRWKNLFMGILGLRDEIRDEFRPEAFLPQEPIGSSSAAKPVFRGVGLTKTYRGFRLAGIDLELNTREITGLLGVNGSGKTTLLRIVAGELAVDKGVIAYPALDSGGLDWSAIRDQIAYIPQYPPRWYGKLADNLHLTASEHGLKGETNQIQVNLVLERLGLRRYADYRWDEISGGFRIRFELARALVRRPRLLILDEPLAHLDIVSMQGFLRDLRAFASSETVPLAVLISSQHVDEVEPIVDRLLFFRDGQAVFAGRADDLAGKRNRFELIPANPAVELLSDPPDSIVLNVERLAGSLVIQTPSKVEGKDLLRWLLDNGVAIRAFRDLTRSTRRFLTTEEDTL